The nucleotide sequence TGCAGCTCATTGATGTTGCGGGCCTGCGCCACTTCACGCAGCGCCTCCGCAAAGTTCACGTCCTGGGACATAACCACTCCTTGAAAACTGTTGAAAAACGGGGCCGGGGGCAGGAATCAGGCCTGCTTTCCCCGCGCCTGACCTAAGGACATCGAACCTGACATTCCGTATTTTCGGAACAGCGCCGCAAACGCTCCATTCCCGGTTCGACGTACTTTTTTCGAGACTCGCTCTGCTTCGCCGCTTTGCAAGTCCGCTTGGTCAATCTAAAGATTAACTTCGGGGGACTTAGCGGTGCCGGTCGGGAAACTCGGCGAGCCAGGCCTGAATGTCGGCCACGTTGAGGGTGAGGTCCTGGCCTGCCCGGTCGAAGGTCACCTCATCGCCCGACACGGCCTTGATGGGCGCGGTGAAGTGGTGCTCGCCGCGTCCGGGCAGGCTGCGGACCTTGGCCTTGAGACCGAGCATGCGCTCGAAGTGCCGCCCCCGCAGCAGGGGCCGCTTGCCGCCGGGCGACTCGAATTCCAGGCGGTACTCGCCCTCCACGGGGTCGGCCCGGTCGAACTCGGCTTCGGCGGCGCGGCTGGCCGAGGTCAGGTCGTCCATCGTGACGGGCTGCTCGTCGAGTCGGTCGATTCGCACCAGCACGATCAGGTCGCCGCCTTCGCGCTGCTGGGTCACTTCGAGCACCTCGAAGCCCAGGGGACGCACCGCGCCGTCCGCCAGGTCAAAAAGCACCGAATTGTTATTCGTTTTGTTATTCATATTGTTTTCGCTGCTTCCCCAGGGACCGTCCCCAGGGTCAGCGTGCTTCACCACCTCCTCCACGAAAAAAGGTGGGCCGAGAACTTCAGCACCCACCCCCTGGTTCGAGGATTTGGACCCCAGTATAGCGCAAGGCCGCTCATGAACCGGGCGCGGGGTGACGTTGGCGGGGTGACGGTGGCGGGGGGGCGGCGCCTGTTTCCCGGTCTGTTTCCCGCTGCGTCTCCCGCTGCGCTAGACACCCCCGCCCCGCCGGGCCGTCTGCGCGCTACCCTCGGCCCATGTTCGCCTGCCGCGCTCAGTGGTGGCCCCGCTTCCGCTGGGTCTGAGTGCCGCGTTTTCCTTCACCTGCACACGCCCCGGCTCTTTGCCAGGGGCGTTTTTTCAGTCCTCGCCAGGAGGTTGCCATGTCCCCCCAGACCTGTCTCGCCGTTCATGAACTCAATGCCGACCTCGACACGCCCGTGACCGCCTACCTCAAGGCCGCGCAGGGCGAAGACGTGTCGTTCCTGCTCGAAAGTGTGGAGGCGGGTGAAAAGCTGGGCCGTTACTCGTTTATCGGCGTGGGCGAACAGGGCCGTTTCGTGTACCGCGCAGGCCAGGTGGAAAGCAGCGGGATTTTCGGCGACTTCGCGGGCGAGGAGAAAGACCCGCTGGCCCGGCTCTACGCGGTCACGACCCGCCCCGCCGCGCTTCCGGCCGGGTTGCCCGCGTTCATCGGCGGCGCGGTGGGCTACGCCGCCTACGACATCGTCCGCGCTTACGAAACGCTGCCGGACGGCAACCCCGACGAACTCAACCTCCCGGACGCCCTGTTCGTCGCGCCGCGCGGCATGGTGGTGTTCGACCACCTCCGGCACCGGCTGGTGGTGGTGGCGACGGCCCCGGCGCAGGCCGACGCCGAGGCCGAGGCAGAGCGGCTGCTGACCCGGCTGCGTGGCCCGCTGCCCGAGGTGCCGGGAGCGCGGCCCAGCGCCGCACCGCACTTCCAGAGCAACTTCACGCCGCCGCAGTTCATGGAGGTGGTGAACCGGGGGCTGGACTACGTGCTGGCCGGGGACATCTTCCAGTTCGTGCCCTCGCAGCGCTTCAGCGCCGACCTGGGCGACCTGCACCCCTTTGCGCTCTACCGCGCCCTGCGGCGGGTCAACCCCAGCCCCTACCTCGGCTACCTGAACCTGGGCGAAGTGACGCTGGTGGCGAGCAGCCCAGAGAGCCTGCTGCGCAGCGACGGCCGCAGCGTGGTCACCCGCCCGATTGCCGGAACCCGCAGGCGCGGCGAAACGCCCGAGCAGGACGACCGACTTGCCGCCGAACTGCTCGCCGACGAAAAGGAGCGGGCCGAGCACCTGATGCTCGTGGACCTCGGGCGCAACGACATCGGCAAGGTCAGTGCCTACGGCACGGTGCGGGTCGAGAACGCCTTTTCCGTCGAGCGCTACAGCCACGTCATGCACATCGTGTCCGGGGTGCGCGGCGAGTTGCGCGAGGGGCAGACGCCGCTGCACGCGCTCGCCTCGGTGCTGCCGATGGGCACGGTCAGCGGCGCGCCCAAAATCCGGGCGATGGAAATCATCGACGAACTCGAACCCGTGCGGCGCGGGCCGTACGGCGGCTGCTTCGGGTACGTGGCCTTCGACGGCAGCCTCGACATGGCGCTGACCCTGCGCACGATGGTCATCACCGGGGGCCGCGTTCACATTCAGGCCGGGGCGGGCGTGGTGGCCGACAGCGTGCCGGAGCTGGAGGAGCAGGAAACGCGCAGCAAGGCGGCGGCGCTGATGCGGGCGGCAGAACTGGCGGCGGGGGGGCTGTGAGGTTCCCCGCCGCCTGATACGGATTCCGATTGAATCTGGTCGTTTCAGATTCAACCCGACTTGCAAAGCTGCGCAGCAGAGCGGATGCGAGTAGGAAAAAATACGGATTCCGCGATATGGATGCACAGGCGGCGCCTTCCCAACTGTATAGGCCCGACTGTGCAGGAATGAAGCGGAATCCGTATGAGCAAAGAAAATACGGAGCTGAGCGGCGTGGAAGAGATGGCGGCGCTTTTCCGACAGCTCTGAAGAAGAGTTCAGCTCCGTATGACTCGCCCGCCAGAGGCCATAGAACCCCGGCAAAACACGTCCAGACCGCCGTTTATGCTTCCTTAAAGCTCCCGCCGCTCACATCCGCCGGACCGGGCAGCGGGCGTCTTATACCCCTGATGAAAATCAAGCTGACCGCCTACCTGACCAGCCTCGCGCTGCTGTCCTCCGCCGCCGTCGCGCTGCCGCGTGCCCTCCCGAGCGCTCCCGTATC is from Deinococcus wulumuqiensis R12 and encodes:
- the trpE gene encoding anthranilate synthase component I; translated protein: MSPQTCLAVHELNADLDTPVTAYLKAAQGEDVSFLLESVEAGEKLGRYSFIGVGEQGRFVYRAGQVESSGIFGDFAGEEKDPLARLYAVTTRPAALPAGLPAFIGGAVGYAAYDIVRAYETLPDGNPDELNLPDALFVAPRGMVVFDHLRHRLVVVATAPAQADAEAEAERLLTRLRGPLPEVPGARPSAAPHFQSNFTPPQFMEVVNRGLDYVLAGDIFQFVPSQRFSADLGDLHPFALYRALRRVNPSPYLGYLNLGEVTLVASSPESLLRSDGRSVVTRPIAGTRRRGETPEQDDRLAAELLADEKERAEHLMLVDLGRNDIGKVSAYGTVRVENAFSVERYSHVMHIVSGVRGELREGQTPLHALASVLPMGTVSGAPKIRAMEIIDELEPVRRGPYGGCFGYVAFDGSLDMALTLRTMVITGGRVHIQAGAGVVADSVPELEEQETRSKAAALMRAAELAAGGL
- the rimP gene encoding ribosome maturation factor RimP, translating into MNNKTNNNSVLFDLADGAVRPLGFEVLEVTQQREGGDLIVLVRIDRLDEQPVTMDDLTSASRAAEAEFDRADPVEGEYRLEFESPGGKRPLLRGRHFERMLGLKAKVRSLPGRGEHHFTAPIKAVSGDEVTFDRAGQDLTLNVADIQAWLAEFPDRHR